The following are encoded together in the Acidobacteriota bacterium genome:
- a CDS encoding response regulator, with product MTGRGPDEQQFRTRSRNRFHDLMRHRVRHILLVSSLYDSFTLAEDGQLNQALLRQSLQLNLSHHPDVVRVSTGEEALRICRERAGIDMVVTSLNVDDMDACELATRLRELGMQTPVILLAYNNRQLTDFSAGNDMSVFDNVFLWRGDVDILLAMVQQVEDLRNVGHDAGVAGVPAIIVVEDNVRFYSSFLPTIYSEITIHTKRLLAEGLNLSEKMLRMRARPKVLLATDYETAWDFFETYEDQVMGIISDVEFPRGGAQTRDAGLSFIAAARKQRPDLAVILQSSIPENEELARAQDAAFLLKGSPTLLTQLRRLLKREFGFGDFVFQTSEGEEIDRAGDLKSLLAKLPTVPAETLAFHGERDHFSMWLKARTEFELAEKLKARSIADFRDLEHLREELIRSVQDYRTERRRSVVADFNREDYDGSSCLVRIGSGSLGGKARGLALVNRVLNEYRVQQQFPTIPIEVPQAAVLATEIFDEFLTSNGLDDFALSCTSDAELEQRFLFAPFPKSCSGDLERFLEFADYPLAVRSSGLLEDSHSQAFAGVYQTYMLPNNDPDPAVRLRQLIAAIKQVYASTFSNRAKGFLDITPYRLEEEKMAVLIQRIVGRQHGARFYPDFSGVGRSHNFYPVAPATSDDGITAVALGLGMAVVDGGNALRFCPKYPLNQPGFSSVDDVLRNSQRQFYALDLKSGHESGGVSELEISRYDLGVAERDGTLAAIGSTYSPDNDSITDGTSRPGVRVVSFASVLKHGLFPLSDIMSGLLEVGRDCMAGPVEIEFAVNLASPQRSAEFGFLQMRPLPIAGGGGHVEIGDELASRILCRSESILGHGIVDDLHDILVVDYHRFDRMRSSEAASEVARFDAGLQHAGTAYLLIGVGRWGSTDPFLGIPVTWNQIAGARVIVEAGFKDFRVTPSQGTHFFQNLTSCEAGYFTVNPEAGEGAVDWTWLAAQPAADEGEFVRHLHLSKPLTIKMDSKGMQGVILKPQEGE from the coding sequence GTGACGGGTCGCGGGCCCGACGAGCAGCAGTTCAGGACACGGTCTCGCAACCGTTTCCACGATCTTATGCGCCACCGGGTCCGGCATATTCTGCTGGTTTCGAGTCTCTACGACTCGTTTACCCTGGCGGAGGATGGCCAGTTAAATCAGGCCCTTCTCCGCCAGTCTCTGCAACTCAATCTCAGTCATCATCCCGATGTCGTCCGGGTCTCCACCGGCGAGGAGGCGCTGCGTATCTGTCGCGAGCGTGCGGGCATCGATATGGTCGTCACCAGCCTCAACGTGGACGACATGGACGCATGCGAGTTGGCGACCCGTCTGCGCGAGTTGGGAATGCAGACGCCGGTCATTCTTCTGGCCTACAACAATCGACAGCTGACCGATTTTAGTGCCGGGAATGACATGTCGGTATTCGACAACGTCTTCCTGTGGCGAGGTGATGTCGACATCCTCCTGGCCATGGTTCAGCAGGTCGAGGACTTGCGGAACGTAGGCCATGACGCCGGCGTCGCCGGCGTCCCGGCCATTATTGTCGTCGAAGACAACGTACGTTTCTATTCGTCGTTTCTGCCGACGATCTACTCGGAAATCACCATTCACACCAAGCGGTTACTCGCCGAGGGCCTCAATCTCTCGGAGAAGATGCTTCGAATGCGTGCGCGTCCGAAGGTGCTCCTGGCGACGGATTACGAGACCGCCTGGGACTTCTTCGAGACCTACGAGGATCAGGTCATGGGGATCATCTCCGACGTCGAGTTTCCACGGGGGGGGGCTCAGACACGCGACGCCGGGTTGAGTTTCATCGCGGCGGCACGCAAGCAGAGGCCGGATCTGGCGGTCATCCTGCAATCCAGCATCCCGGAAAACGAAGAGTTGGCCCGGGCGCAGGACGCCGCCTTCCTCCTCAAGGGCTCGCCCACACTCCTGACGCAGTTGCGTCGGCTTCTGAAGAGGGAATTCGGATTCGGCGATTTCGTATTCCAGACCAGCGAGGGAGAGGAGATCGATCGGGCTGGAGATCTGAAGAGTCTCCTTGCAAAACTCCCTACCGTGCCGGCGGAGACTCTCGCCTTCCACGGCGAACGGGATCATTTCTCCATGTGGTTGAAGGCTCGGACGGAGTTCGAGCTGGCCGAGAAATTGAAGGCCCGCAGCATCGCCGACTTTCGGGATCTCGAGCATCTTCGCGAAGAGTTGATTCGTTCGGTTCAGGACTATCGCACCGAGCGTCGTCGCAGCGTCGTCGCGGATTTTAATCGGGAGGACTACGACGGGTCGTCGTGCCTCGTGCGAATCGGTAGTGGGTCGCTCGGAGGAAAGGCCCGTGGTCTGGCACTGGTCAATCGGGTCCTCAACGAGTATCGAGTTCAGCAGCAGTTCCCCACGATTCCCATCGAAGTGCCTCAGGCCGCGGTGCTCGCGACGGAGATCTTCGACGAGTTTCTGACGAGCAACGGGCTCGACGACTTCGCGCTGAGCTGCACCTCGGACGCCGAGCTGGAGCAACGGTTCCTCTTCGCCCCATTTCCCAAGAGTTGCAGCGGCGATCTGGAACGGTTCCTGGAGTTCGCGGACTATCCGTTGGCCGTTCGCTCTTCCGGACTTCTTGAGGACTCCCACAGCCAGGCCTTCGCCGGGGTCTATCAGACCTACATGCTGCCCAACAATGACCCGGACCCGGCGGTCCGTCTGCGGCAGTTGATTGCGGCGATCAAGCAGGTGTACGCCTCGACCTTTTCAAACCGCGCCAAGGGCTTCCTGGACATCACGCCGTACCGACTCGAGGAAGAGAAGATGGCGGTGCTCATCCAGCGGATCGTGGGGCGCCAGCACGGGGCGCGGTTCTACCCGGATTTTTCCGGAGTCGGTCGGTCGCATAACTTCTACCCGGTCGCCCCGGCAACCTCCGACGACGGCATCACCGCCGTGGCGCTGGGTCTCGGCATGGCCGTCGTGGATGGCGGCAATGCGCTTCGTTTCTGTCCGAAATACCCTCTGAATCAGCCCGGTTTCTCGTCGGTCGATGACGTGTTGAGAAACTCCCAGCGGCAGTTCTATGCGCTGGATCTGAAGTCGGGTCACGAGTCCGGTGGCGTGTCGGAGCTCGAGATCTCTCGCTACGACCTGGGAGTCGCCGAACGCGACGGTACACTCGCCGCGATCGGATCCACGTATTCTCCCGACAACGATTCCATTACCGACGGGACGTCACGACCCGGCGTTCGGGTCGTCAGTTTCGCGTCGGTTCTGAAACACGGTCTGTTTCCGCTGTCGGACATCATGTCCGGTCTTCTGGAGGTGGGTCGAGATTGTATGGCGGGGCCGGTAGAGATCGAATTCGCCGTCAACCTCGCGTCGCCCCAGCGCTCTGCCGAGTTCGGTTTCCTGCAGATGCGTCCCTTGCCGATCGCCGGTGGCGGCGGACACGTCGAGATTGGCGATGAACTGGCGTCGCGGATCCTCTGTCGTAGCGAGAGCATCCTCGGTCACGGCATCGTCGATGACCTGCACGATATTCTCGTCGTGGATTACCATCGTTTCGATCGGATGCGGAGCAGCGAGGCGGCGTCCGAAGTGGCGCGCTTCGACGCGGGACTTCAGCACGCCGGCACCGCATACCTCCTGATTGGTGTCGGTCGATGGGGATCGACCGACCCGTTCCTCGGGATCCCGGTGACCTGGAATCAGATTGCAGGGGCCCGCGTCATCGTCGAGGCGGGATTCAAGGACTTCAGGGTGACGCCGTCACAGGGGACCCATTTCTTCCAGAACCTGACTTCCTGCGAGGCCGGTTACTTCACGGTCAACCCGGAGGCCGGTGAGGGGGCCGTCGATTGGACCTGGTTGGCCGCGCAACCGGCGGCGGACGAGGGCGAGTTCGTTCGCCACCTGCATCTCTCGAAGCCGTTGACGATCAAGATGGATAGTAAAGGCATGCAGGGCGTCATCCTGAAGCCGCAAGAGGGAGAATGA
- the rpiA gene encoding ribose-5-phosphate isomerase RpiA, which yields MMGRRDQDDKKHGVARAALERIPAGIILGVGTGSTVDRLIELLPSLPHPIQAAVSSSEASTRQLRECGIEVVPLADQSSLPLYIDGADEVDEQRRLIKGGGGALTREKIIAEVSQTFLCIVDDTKCVTRLGTFPLPIEVIPMAVRLVQDRIARLGGRCELRDGFTTDNGNVILDAQDLDFENPEALERQLDGIPGVVTHGIFARRRADEVLVGDDGGVRQL from the coding sequence ATGATGGGACGTCGGGATCAGGACGACAAGAAGCATGGCGTTGCGCGGGCGGCGCTCGAGCGGATACCCGCGGGGATCATTCTCGGCGTCGGTACCGGTTCGACGGTGGATCGCCTGATCGAACTCTTGCCCAGCTTGCCTCACCCGATCCAGGCGGCCGTTTCCAGCTCCGAGGCATCGACACGCCAGTTGCGGGAGTGCGGAATCGAGGTCGTCCCGCTGGCCGACCAGTCGTCCCTGCCGCTGTACATCGACGGAGCGGACGAGGTGGACGAACAACGACGACTCATCAAGGGTGGTGGCGGCGCCTTGACCCGGGAGAAGATCATCGCCGAGGTCTCGCAGACGTTTCTCTGCATCGTCGACGATACGAAGTGTGTGACCCGTCTGGGAACGTTTCCGTTGCCCATCGAGGTCATTCCGATGGCCGTTCGACTGGTGCAAGACCGCATCGCTCGGCTCGGTGGGCGATGTGAGCTTCGCGACGGATTCACGACGGACAATGGAAACGTCATTCTCGATGCGCAGGATCTCGACTTCGAAAATCCAGAGGCGCTGGAGAGGCAGTTGGACGGGATTCCCGGAGTCGTGACCCACGGCATCTTCGCGAGGCGTCGTGCCGATGAAGTGCTCGTGGGTGACGACGGCGGTGTCCGCCAACTCTGA
- a CDS encoding metallophosphoesterase, with protein sequence MRAGRRHDRYPWALACLLAAAFLGGSSTLAVEVTRGPYLQMGGDDRITIRWRTDIATGSRVDYGTPANGLNLTMQSLVMTTDHVVELVGLEHSQRYDYAVGSPAEILAGDDGNHYFITSPLPGQSRRTRMWILGDSGEGSTEAAEVRDAYYAYTGTTHTDLWLMLGDNAYPNGTDQEYQDKLFDWFPQMLRKSVLWPTLGNHDAASADSPTESGVYYDVFTLPRMAEVGGLASGTEAYYSFDFGSIHFIVLDSQDTYRKDDGGMMGWLEADLAATAQDWIVAFWHHPPYSRGSHNSDVLLNMIDMRQFAVPILDDYGVDLTFTGHSHSYERSYPTDGHYGDSETFNEMTMRLDGGDGDVNGTGAYTKPMIGPNPHSGIVHTVAGSSSKLSGGDLDHPVMLRGMNEFGSVVIDIDGPRMDAVFLSKDGVKLDEFTIVKGPVPASPVAAFSAHPVVGQFPLSVTFSDATQNEPTSWEWDGDGDAIVDSIQPSPTMVFDQPGIFDVSLTASNVSGSDQLTETQYICVVSGIPQPIENLRFTTETAMTWDPLPDSMNYQLVRGELGALKMSDGNFAAAGVSCSAEELPGPSTDALGQPPSGAAWFYLVRAKNCALQQGSWDSPGAPPQGTRDPDFEVAAGVCGCSLAMDDDGDAICDGEDACPFDAANDGGDFDSICGDVDNCPTTVNPLQANTDGDATGDLCDPCPFDALDDDDGDGLCADVDNCPTTSNSPQVNQDGDLLGDACDACPLDPFNDADSDAVCGDMDNCPVDTNGGQENTDGDAFGNVCDPCPVNIENDADGDTVCEDTDNCLVTNNPAQRDDDLDGIGNVCDICFADSDTQQLDADSDGVGDECDCFPNRDDRANPVAVVLNAERLGTHDVRLVWGVAPAADRWTVSRNTTGIAFSDYGACFEANLAVPQADDTELPPSGDVFFYQVRSWNDVCGEGSLGFTSQELPRKNLNAQACTAP encoded by the coding sequence ATGAGGGCCGGGAGGCGACACGACCGATACCCGTGGGCCCTGGCCTGCCTGCTCGCTGCTGCGTTTCTCGGTGGCTCGTCAACCCTCGCCGTTGAGGTCACCCGTGGTCCCTACCTGCAAATGGGCGGCGATGATCGCATCACGATCCGCTGGCGAACCGATATCGCCACCGGTAGTCGAGTCGACTACGGAACTCCAGCCAACGGGTTGAACCTAACAATGCAGTCGTTGGTAATGACGACCGATCATGTCGTCGAGCTCGTCGGACTGGAACATAGCCAGCGATATGACTATGCCGTCGGGTCTCCTGCAGAGATCTTGGCCGGTGACGACGGCAACCACTATTTCATAACGTCACCGTTGCCGGGGCAGTCGCGCCGGACACGCATGTGGATCCTTGGAGATTCCGGTGAGGGTTCGACCGAGGCTGCGGAGGTCCGTGATGCGTATTACGCCTACACCGGAACCACCCACACCGACCTGTGGCTGATGTTGGGCGATAACGCGTATCCGAACGGTACCGATCAGGAATACCAGGACAAACTATTCGACTGGTTCCCGCAGATGCTCCGCAAGTCTGTCCTCTGGCCGACGCTGGGCAATCACGATGCGGCCAGCGCCGATTCGCCGACGGAGTCCGGGGTCTACTACGACGTCTTCACGTTGCCACGGATGGCGGAGGTCGGTGGTCTGGCATCCGGTACCGAGGCGTACTACTCGTTTGACTTCGGATCGATTCACTTCATCGTGCTGGATTCGCAGGATACTTATCGGAAAGATGATGGAGGCATGATGGGCTGGCTGGAGGCCGATCTGGCGGCTACCGCCCAGGACTGGATCGTCGCGTTCTGGCATCACCCTCCCTACAGTCGCGGGAGTCACAATTCGGATGTCCTCCTCAACATGATCGACATGCGTCAGTTCGCCGTCCCGATCCTGGACGACTACGGTGTCGACCTGACGTTCACCGGCCACAGTCACAGCTACGAGCGGAGCTATCCGACGGACGGACACTACGGAGACTCCGAGACGTTCAATGAGATGACGATGCGCCTGGATGGTGGAGACGGCGATGTGAACGGAACCGGTGCCTATACGAAGCCGATGATCGGGCCGAACCCCCATAGCGGCATCGTTCATACCGTCGCGGGTAGTTCCAGCAAACTGAGTGGAGGGGACCTGGATCATCCCGTCATGTTGCGTGGAATGAACGAGTTTGGCTCCGTCGTCATCGATATCGACGGTCCGCGCATGGACGCGGTCTTTCTCTCGAAGGATGGCGTCAAGCTCGACGAGTTCACGATCGTGAAGGGGCCGGTTCCCGCATCGCCGGTCGCGGCGTTTTCGGCGCACCCCGTGGTGGGGCAGTTCCCACTCTCGGTTACGTTCTCGGACGCAACACAGAACGAACCCACAAGCTGGGAGTGGGACGGCGACGGCGACGCGATCGTCGACAGCATCCAGCCGAGCCCGACGATGGTCTTCGATCAGCCCGGGATTTTCGACGTTAGCCTGACCGCATCGAACGTGTCCGGCAGCGATCAACTCACCGAGACGCAGTACATCTGCGTGGTCAGCGGCATCCCGCAGCCCATCGAGAATCTGCGGTTCACAACCGAAACGGCGATGACCTGGGACCCGCTTCCCGATTCAATGAACTACCAACTTGTCCGTGGAGAGCTCGGCGCGTTGAAGATGAGCGACGGCAACTTCGCGGCCGCCGGAGTTTCCTGTTCCGCGGAGGAGCTTCCCGGCCCCTCGACCGATGCCCTCGGGCAGCCTCCCTCCGGAGCCGCCTGGTTCTATCTGGTCCGGGCCAAGAACTGCGCACTTCAGCAGGGAAGTTGGGATAGCCCCGGGGCACCGCCGCAGGGGACCCGGGACCCGGACTTCGAGGTCGCCGCCGGTGTTTGCGGATGTAGCCTGGCCATGGATGACGACGGCGACGCGATCTGTGATGGGGAAGACGCCTGCCCGTTCGATGCGGCAAACGATGGAGGCGATTTCGATTCGATCTGTGGAGACGTGGACAACTGCCCGACGACCGTGAACCCATTGCAGGCCAATACCGACGGCGATGCGACCGGCGACCTCTGTGACCCGTGTCCCTTCGACGCGCTCGACGATGATGACGGAGACGGTCTCTGCGCCGATGTGGACAACTGCCCCACGACATCCAACAGCCCACAGGTGAACCAGGATGGCGATCTTCTTGGCGACGCCTGCGACGCCTGTCCGCTGGATCCATTCAACGACGCCGATAGTGACGCCGTCTGCGGCGATATGGACAACTGCCCCGTCGATACCAATGGCGGGCAGGAGAACACGGACGGGGATGCGTTCGGAAACGTCTGCGACCCGTGTCCCGTCAACATCGAGAACGACGCAGACGGCGACACCGTTTGTGAGGATACGGATAACTGTCTTGTCACGAACAATCCAGCTCAGAGGGACGACGATCTGGACGGCATCGGCAATGTCTGCGATATCTGCTTCGCGGATTCAGACACGCAGCAACTCGACGCTGACTCGGATGGCGTCGGCGACGAGTGTGATTGCTTCCCAAATCGAGATGATCGGGCGAATCCCGTCGCGGTCGTGTTGAACGCCGAGCGACTGGGCACTCACGACGTGCGGCTCGTGTGGGGTGTCGCTCCGGCGGCGGATCGATGGACCGTCAGTCGCAACACCACCGGGATTGCGTTCTCGGACTACGGGGCCTGTTTCGAGGCCAATCTGGCGG